One segment of Thermoanaerobacter kivui DNA contains the following:
- a CDS encoding DUF362 domain-containing protein has product MKSKVYFYNMRANKATSSLSSKVARIFDVAGFKNIFSKNDLVAIKIHFGEKGNNAYINPIYVRKIVDKVKSYGGKPFLTDTNTLYKGSRSNAVDHLVTAIENGFAYAVVNAPIIIADGILSKDSVEVKIDKKHFDTVKIASNIFFANSMIVMSHFKGHELAGFGGAIKNLAMGCAPAAGKQQQHSTVQPVVGKGCTACQMCIRNCPVNAISLVNGSAYIDPSICIGCGECVSICQYGVIKPQWGTDMDAFVERMTEYAYGAYFTKKGKIAFINFVMNVTPLCDCTPWSDAPIVPDIGILASFDPVAIDQASYDLVNQQFGHKGAALEEAGYGMNPGEDKFKALHPETKGELQLKYGEEIGLGTRDYELVELK; this is encoded by the coding sequence ATGAAGTCAAAGGTATATTTTTACAACATGAGGGCAAACAAAGCTACCAGTAGTTTGTCTTCCAAAGTAGCAAGGATTTTCGATGTAGCAGGGTTTAAAAATATTTTTTCTAAAAATGACCTTGTGGCTATCAAAATTCACTTTGGAGAAAAAGGGAATAATGCATACATAAATCCCATATATGTGAGAAAGATTGTTGATAAAGTCAAAAGTTATGGTGGCAAGCCATTTTTGACGGATACAAATACTCTTTACAAAGGCAGCCGTTCAAATGCAGTTGACCATTTGGTGACAGCAATTGAAAATGGTTTTGCATATGCTGTTGTGAACGCACCAATAATAATTGCTGACGGTATTTTAAGCAAAGACTCTGTAGAAGTGAAAATTGATAAAAAGCATTTTGACACTGTAAAGATTGCTTCAAATATTTTCTTTGCAAACTCGATGATTGTGATGTCACATTTTAAAGGTCATGAATTGGCTGGCTTTGGAGGAGCTATCAAAAACTTAGCTATGGGGTGTGCACCTGCGGCAGGAAAACAACAGCAGCATTCAACAGTGCAGCCTGTCGTAGGAAAGGGATGTACCGCATGTCAAATGTGCATCAGGAATTGCCCCGTAAATGCGATATCTTTGGTCAATGGTTCAGCTTATATTGACCCTTCTATATGTATAGGGTGTGGAGAATGCGTGTCTATTTGTCAATATGGTGTCATAAAGCCTCAATGGGGAACTGATATGGATGCTTTTGTAGAGAGAATGACGGAATATGCTTATGGCGCTTATTTTACAAAAAAAGGCAAAATTGCGTTTATAAATTTTGTCATGAATGTTACACCACTTTGCGATTGTACGCCTTGGAGCGATGCGCCGATTGTCCCTGACATAGGAATATTGGCTTCCTTTGACCCTGTTGCCATAGATCAGGCAAGCTATGACCTTGTGAATCAGCAATTTGGCCACAAAGGCGCAGCTTTAGAAGAAGCGGGATATGGCATGAATCCAGGAGAAGACAAATTTAAAGCATTGCACCCTGAGACTAAGGGAGAATTGCAATTAAAATATGGAGAAGAAATTGGCTTGGGTACAAGAGATTATGAACTTGTTGAACTAAAATAG
- the pgeF gene encoding peptidoglycan editing factor PgeF — MEVGFKRNEVKGVVFYTIPSFERTGLVKHLFTTRIGGVSKGKYASLNLSLKRYDTKEEVYENFKIICDIGGFSYEDMVFSDQVHGNVIRKVTLKDKGKNFGGSDISGVDALMTNERGIPLVTFYADCVPLFFLDPVKKVIALAHAGWRGTVAYIGPKTVNAMKEEYGSNPKDILVGIGPSIYQCCYEVGDDVANKIKDAIGEWGKVLVKKAEGKWILDLQLTNYIELINTGIPDENITVSQMCTHCNSEFYSYRRDKGMTGSMAAFMELS; from the coding sequence TTGGAAGTAGGTTTTAAAAGGAATGAGGTAAAAGGAGTAGTTTTTTACACAATACCTTCTTTTGAAAGGACGGGGCTTGTCAAACACCTTTTTACTACTCGGATTGGGGGTGTAAGCAAAGGCAAATACGCTTCCTTGAATTTAAGCTTAAAAAGATATGACACTAAAGAGGAAGTCTATGAAAATTTTAAAATAATATGTGATATTGGCGGTTTTTCATATGAAGATATGGTTTTTTCAGACCAAGTTCATGGTAATGTTATAAGAAAAGTAACTTTAAAGGATAAAGGCAAAAACTTTGGTGGAAGTGATATCTCTGGTGTAGATGCCCTTATGACTAATGAAAGAGGCATTCCTCTTGTTACATTTTATGCCGACTGTGTGCCTTTGTTTTTCTTAGACCCTGTCAAAAAAGTTATTGCCCTTGCACACGCAGGATGGAGAGGCACAGTAGCCTACATTGGGCCTAAAACAGTTAATGCCATGAAAGAAGAATACGGCTCAAATCCAAAAGATATACTTGTAGGGATAGGCCCTTCTATATACCAATGCTGCTATGAAGTAGGTGATGATGTTGCGAATAAAATTAAAGATGCTATTGGTGAATGGGGAAAAGTTCTTGTGAAGAAGGCGGAGGGCAAATGGATACTGGATTTACAGCTTACAAACTACATTGAACTTATAAATACTGGCATACCTGATGAAAACATTACAGTAAGCCAAATGTGCACCCATTGCAATAGTGAATTTTATTCCTATAGAAGAGACAAAGGCATGACAGGCAGTATGGCAGCTTTTATGGAACTTAGCTAG
- a CDS encoding type II toxin-antitoxin system Phd/YefM family antitoxin, with protein MRVNATEFKTRVGKYLELVDKEEIIITKNGREVAKLIPAKKEGTPNADFLYGILSDYPDKNITAEQIREERIRNKYN; from the coding sequence ATGAGAGTAAATGCTACAGAATTCAAAACAAGAGTCGGTAAATATTTAGAATTAGTTGATAAAGAAGAAATTATTATAACGAAAAATGGCCGTGAAGTTGCGAAACTTATTCCAGCGAAAAAAGAAGGTACACCAAATGCAGATTTTTTATATGGAATTTTATCTGACTATCCTGACAAAAATATAACGGCTGAGCAAATACGGGAAGAAAGAATAAGAAATAAATACAATTAA
- a CDS encoding putative toxin-antitoxin system toxin component, PIN family gives MKVLIDTNVILDVLLKRTPFDVDAYNILKLAEEKKIDAYLATSSITDIYYFINKNLSHNESIKALEALLSIVEVVSITKHDIKKAMNFKEFRDLEDALQMQCLKKLKGDLIITRDEEFQKLTNKAISPKDFLSNEGLIKN, from the coding sequence ATGAAAGTGTTAATTGATACTAACGTTATTCTTGATGTTTTACTGAAAAGAACTCCCTTTGATGTAGATGCTTATAACATATTAAAATTAGCGGAAGAAAAAAAGATAGATGCTTATTTAGCTACTTCTTCAATCACAGATATATATTATTTCATAAATAAAAACCTTTCTCACAATGAAAGCATAAAAGCATTAGAAGCTTTGTTAAGTATAGTAGAAGTAGTGAGTATAACAAAACATGATATAAAGAAAGCAATGAATTTTAAGGAGTTTAGAGATTTAGAAGATGCTTTACAAATGCAATGTTTGAAAAAGTTAAAGGGTGATTTGATTATTACAAGAGATGAGGAATTCCAAAAATTAACTAATAAAGCAATATCACCAAAAGATTTTTTATCCAATGAGGGCTTAATTAAAAACTAA
- a CDS encoding TrkH family potassium uptake protein, with protein MIKIKLTPTQVLALGFVAIILIGTLLLMLPVATKSGERADFLTALFTATSATCVTGLVVVDTKTYWSTFGQIVIMLLIQVGGLGIMTMSTLFALILGRRITFKERLVMQEAFNTNSLGGIVKFAKYILMVSFLFESIGAIILTLKFLPQMGLKKAVYYGFFHSISAFNNAGFDLMGNFKSLTGYVSDWVVNLVIMGLIIFGGLGFYVLLDIYEHRHFNKFTLHSKIVITITLFLIAAGTLLIFLFEYNNPKTLKPLDFPTKILASLFQAVTPRTAGFNTLSLSDMTIASKFLTIILMFIGASPAGTGGGIKTTTFGVILYTVLSVIRGEEETVLYKRTISRNIVYKAVAISFISVFIIFSVTMVLSITETSDFLTLLYETTSAFGTVGLSLGLTPELTPVGRIIIIFTMYTGRVGPLTLALALAQRQKRPKPLMKYAEEKIMVG; from the coding sequence ATAATAAAAATAAAACTGACACCTACTCAAGTACTTGCTTTAGGATTTGTAGCTATTATATTAATTGGGACTTTATTACTGATGTTACCTGTGGCAACTAAAAGTGGAGAAAGAGCAGATTTTTTAACTGCGCTTTTTACGGCTACCTCAGCTACATGTGTTACTGGCCTTGTAGTTGTTGACACAAAAACATATTGGTCTACTTTTGGGCAAATAGTGATAATGTTGCTGATACAAGTTGGCGGTTTAGGTATTATGACCATGTCAACGCTTTTCGCGTTGATCCTGGGTAGGAGAATTACCTTTAAAGAGAGATTGGTAATGCAAGAAGCTTTTAATACAAATAGCCTTGGAGGCATTGTGAAATTTGCCAAGTATATACTAATGGTTTCTTTTTTATTTGAAAGCATTGGCGCAATTATATTGACTTTGAAATTTTTACCGCAGATGGGATTAAAAAAAGCAGTGTATTACGGCTTTTTCCATTCTATTTCTGCATTTAATAATGCTGGCTTTGATCTTATGGGTAACTTTAAGAGCTTGACAGGTTATGTATCTGACTGGGTGGTAAACCTGGTCATAATGGGTTTGATAATATTTGGTGGATTAGGATTTTACGTTTTGCTTGATATATACGAACATAGACATTTTAATAAATTTACATTGCATTCAAAAATTGTTATAACTATTACATTGTTTTTGATTGCTGCTGGTACACTACTTATATTTTTATTTGAATACAATAATCCAAAAACATTAAAACCATTGGACTTTCCTACAAAGATACTTGCATCATTATTTCAAGCTGTGACACCTAGAACAGCTGGTTTTAATACGTTATCGCTTTCTGACATGACCATAGCATCTAAATTTTTGACAATAATACTCATGTTTATTGGCGCTTCTCCAGCTGGGACAGGGGGAGGTATCAAGACAACTACTTTTGGAGTTATATTATATACTGTATTATCAGTTATAAGGGGTGAAGAAGAGACAGTACTTTATAAGCGCACTATTAGCAGAAACATAGTCTATAAAGCTGTAGCTATATCCTTTATAAGCGTTTTTATTATTTTCTCTGTGACTATGGTTTTATCTATTACTGAAACATCCGACTTTTTGACCTTGTTATACGAAACAACCTCAGCTTTTGGAACTGTAGGACTTTCACTTGGGCTTACACCTGAATTAACTCCAGTGGGCAGAATTATTATAATATTTACAATGTATACCGGCAGAGTTGGTCCTTTAACATTGGCGTTAGCATTGGCACAAAGGCAGAAGAGACCTAAACCTCTTATGAAGTATGCGGAAGAAAAAATTATGGTAGGTTAA
- a CDS encoding potassium channel family protein: protein MKQFVVIGLGSFGISLAKTLYEMGNDVLVIDKDEELVQSMAGLVTHAVRADATDENVLKSLGVKNFDVAIVAIGKNMESSIMVTMLVKEMGVKYVIAKAHNELHARVLYKVGADRVVMPEKDMGIRVARNIFSSNLLDVIEFSKDYSIAEILPIEEWFHKTLKNIKMRERYGLNVIAAKKMNDEIIVSPGPDYVVDEGDVLAVCGKNIDIKKFEIKM from the coding sequence ATGAAACAGTTCGTTGTTATTGGGTTAGGAAGCTTTGGCATAAGTTTGGCTAAAACTTTATATGAAATGGGCAATGACGTACTGGTTATAGATAAAGATGAAGAGTTGGTACAATCTATGGCTGGTCTGGTAACTCATGCGGTGCGGGCTGATGCTACTGATGAAAATGTACTTAAGTCACTTGGTGTGAAAAATTTTGATGTGGCTATAGTTGCTATAGGAAAGAATATGGAATCAAGTATTATGGTAACAATGTTGGTCAAAGAAATGGGGGTAAAATATGTAATAGCAAAAGCACACAATGAATTACACGCAAGAGTTCTTTACAAAGTTGGAGCAGATAGAGTTGTAATGCCTGAAAAAGATATGGGTATAAGGGTTGCTAGAAATATTTTTTCAAGCAATTTATTGGATGTTATTGAGTTTTCTAAAGATTACAGCATAGCAGAAATTCTCCCAATTGAAGAGTGGTTTCATAAAACATTAAAGAACATAAAGATGAGAGAAAGATATGGATTAAATGTCATAGCTGCCAAAAAGATGAATGATGAGATTATTGTGTCACCAGGGCCAGATTATGTGGTTGATGAAGGCGATGTATTGGCTGTTTGCGGTAAAAATATAGACATTAAGAAATTCGAGATAAAAATGTAG
- a CDS encoding Uma2 family endonuclease: MPLPKRKDIYTYEDYLNWPNNQRIELINGQIYLMTPPSTIHQRISREIFTSFAVYLRGKQCEVFSAPFGVRFPSGNEKSDKEIKTVVEPDIVVVCDKSKLDDEGCKGAPDLIVEITSPSTGRKDKVEKFNLYEKHGVKEYWIVEPEPKIVSVFTLQENNRYGRPEVYTEEDKIKVSIFEDLEIDLKDVFAY; this comes from the coding sequence ATGCCTTTACCAAAAAGAAAGGATATTTATACTTATGAGGATTATTTAAACTGGCCAAATAATCAAAGAATAGAATTAATAAATGGGCAGATTTATTTAATGACTCCTCCATCGACAATTCATCAAAGAATATCAAGAGAAATATTTACAAGCTTCGCTGTATATCTTAGAGGTAAGCAATGTGAAGTATTTAGTGCACCTTTTGGAGTAAGGTTTCCTTCTGGAAATGAGAAAAGTGATAAAGAAATAAAAACTGTTGTAGAACCCGATATCGTGGTAGTATGCGATAAGTCAAAGCTAGATGACGAAGGATGTAAAGGCGCTCCTGATTTAATTGTTGAAATTACTTCTCCATCGACTGGAAGAAAAGATAAAGTAGAAAAGTTTAATTTATATGAAAAGCATGGAGTAAAAGAATACTGGATAGTAGAACCTGAGCCAAAGATAGTAAGTGTTTTTACGTTACAAGAGAATAATCGTTATGGCAGGCCTGAAGTTTACACAGAGGAAGATAAAATTAAAGTTTCTATTTTTGAAGATCTAGAAATAGATTTGAAAGATGTATTTGCTTATTAA
- the rbsB gene encoding ribose ABC transporter substrate-binding protein RbsB, which yields MRKLKILFLLLTFILTVALIAGCSTGNTNNTSNIKGEKTIGLVISTLNNPFFVTLKNGAEAKAKELGYKLIVEDSQNDSSKELSNVEDLIQQKVDVLLINPVDSDAVVNAIKEANSKNIPVITLDRSANGGDVICHIASDNVKGGEMAAEFIAKTLNGKGNVVELEGIPGTSAARDRGKGFDEAIAKYPDIKIIAKQAADFDRSKGLSVMENILQAQPKIDAVFAQNDEMALGAIKAIESANRQGILVVGFDGTDDALKAIKDGKMAATIAQQPALIGSLGVEMADKYLKGEKVEKFIPAELKLITK from the coding sequence ATGAGAAAATTAAAAATTTTGTTCCTTTTATTAACATTTATTTTAACTGTTGCGTTAATTGCTGGATGCAGTACAGGTAATACCAACAATACTTCAAATATTAAAGGAGAAAAGACAATAGGTTTAGTTATATCGACGCTTAATAACCCGTTTTTTGTAACATTAAAAAATGGTGCAGAGGCCAAAGCAAAAGAATTAGGTTATAAATTGATAGTAGAAGATTCACAAAATGACTCTTCAAAAGAACTTTCTAATGTAGAAGATTTAATTCAACAAAAAGTAGACGTTTTGCTTATAAATCCTGTAGATAGCGATGCTGTAGTTAATGCGATAAAAGAAGCAAATAGCAAAAATATACCAGTTATTACTTTGGACAGGTCTGCAAATGGTGGAGATGTTATTTGTCACATAGCTTCAGATAACGTAAAAGGTGGAGAAATGGCAGCAGAGTTTATTGCCAAAACGCTAAATGGGAAAGGAAACGTAGTAGAACTTGAAGGCATACCAGGTACTTCCGCAGCAAGAGATAGAGGCAAAGGATTTGATGAAGCTATCGCTAAATATCCAGATATAAAAATTATAGCAAAACAAGCTGCTGATTTTGATCGTTCAAAAGGTTTATCAGTAATGGAAAATATCCTTCAAGCCCAACCTAAAATTGATGCAGTATTTGCGCAAAATGATGAAATGGCATTAGGTGCAATAAAGGCAATAGAGAGTGCAAATAGGCAAGGAATTTTAGTAGTTGGATTCGATGGGACAGATGATGCGTTGAAAGCTATAAAAGATGGCAAAATGGCTGCAACGATTGCTCAGCAACCAGCTTTAATAGGTTCTCTTGGAGTAGAAATGGCTGACAAATATCTAAAAGGTGAAAAGGTAGAAAAATTTATACCAGCTGAGCTTAAACTTATAACGAAGTGA
- a CDS encoding 4Fe-4S binding protein produces MHKKKIHIRTLIQIFLFILILSISINKTLSEKGISIPYISTASLHALCPFGGVVTIYQYLTTGTFIQKIHESSFILMIIGFIIAILFGPLFCGWICPFGTFQEFIGKLGKKIFKKRFNNFVPYKYDKYLRYLRYFVLAWVLYATILTGKLIFQDVDPYYALFNFWNGEIAVGSIVILFITIILSLFIERPWCKYLCPYGAVLGIFNLIRIFPIKRNNKTCINCKMCDRNCPMNIKVSEKTIIRDHQCISCLKCTSEYSCPINNTVTIESIIPYKS; encoded by the coding sequence ATGCATAAAAAGAAAATCCATATTAGAACTTTGATACAAATATTTCTCTTTATTTTGATTCTTTCAATCTCAATAAATAAAACCCTATCTGAAAAGGGCATATCTATACCATATATTTCAACTGCATCCCTTCACGCTTTATGTCCTTTTGGTGGAGTTGTAACAATTTATCAATATCTAACAACAGGAACCTTTATCCAGAAAATACATGAATCTTCATTCATTCTAATGATTATAGGATTTATCATAGCTATATTATTTGGTCCTTTATTTTGTGGTTGGATTTGTCCTTTTGGAACTTTTCAAGAATTTATAGGAAAACTAGGCAAGAAAATTTTCAAAAAACGATTTAATAATTTTGTCCCTTACAAATACGATAAATATTTAAGATATCTACGCTATTTTGTCCTTGCGTGGGTTTTATACGCGACAATTTTAACAGGAAAATTGATATTCCAGGATGTTGATCCCTATTATGCATTATTTAATTTTTGGAATGGTGAAATTGCAGTTGGAAGTATTGTGATACTATTTATTACAATTATTTTATCACTTTTTATAGAGCGACCATGGTGCAAATATTTATGCCCTTATGGGGCAGTACTCGGCATTTTTAATTTAATTAGGATATTCCCAATCAAGCGAAATAACAAAACATGCATAAATTGTAAAATGTGCGATCGTAATTGTCCAATGAATATAAAAGTTTCAGAAAAAACTATAATCAGAGACCACCAGTGTATATCATGTCTTAAATGTACATCTGAGTATTCGTGCCCTATTAACAATACTGTAACAATTGAATCAATTATTCCTTATAAAAGTTAA
- the nagA gene encoding N-acetylglucosamine-6-phosphate deacetylase, which translates to MENLLLKHGEIYTEDEIIYDGDLLISEGKIFDIGKNININDINVIDLKGKKVVPGFIDIHIHGGVGHDTMEGTYEALNAISVHLARHGVTSFCATTMTMDIPYILDALRNIHETMKKGTEGAQVLGAYVEGPFISKEHKGAQDERYILEPNIDIMDKFIEASNGNIKVIALAPEKDKNGEFVEYVTKKNIRVSLGHTNATYEEMKNGVDHGATIAVHTYNGMKGLHHREPGALGEVFLDDRLYSELICDFIHSHPAAVKILLKIKGTDRVVLISDAMAACGLGDGEYSLGGQKVYVKNGEARLENGTLAGSTLILDKAVANITSLGVPLFEACKMVSLNPAKAIGIDDRKGSIAIGKDADITILNSDLTVDMTMVNGKIVHKKSDNNR; encoded by the coding sequence ATGGAAAACCTTTTATTAAAGCATGGCGAAATATATACGGAAGATGAGATTATATATGACGGAGACTTATTAATTTCTGAGGGCAAAATTTTTGATATAGGTAAAAATATAAATATAAATGATATAAACGTTATCGATTTAAAAGGAAAAAAGGTGGTGCCTGGATTTATTGATATACACATACATGGTGGAGTAGGGCATGACACAATGGAAGGTACTTATGAAGCCTTAAATGCTATTTCAGTTCACCTTGCAAGGCATGGGGTTACATCTTTTTGTGCTACTACCATGACAATGGATATACCCTATATTTTAGATGCTCTTAGAAACATACATGAGACAATGAAAAAGGGTACAGAAGGTGCGCAAGTTTTAGGTGCATATGTGGAAGGACCCTTTATAAGCAAAGAACACAAAGGGGCACAGGATGAGAGGTACATCTTAGAACCAAACATAGACATAATGGACAAGTTTATTGAAGCTTCAAATGGGAATATAAAAGTAATAGCACTGGCGCCAGAGAAGGACAAGAATGGGGAGTTTGTAGAATATGTAACTAAAAAAAATATAAGAGTATCATTAGGGCATACAAATGCTACTTATGAAGAGATGAAAAATGGAGTTGACCATGGAGCGACAATAGCAGTTCATACATATAATGGCATGAAAGGGCTTCACCACAGGGAGCCAGGTGCTTTAGGAGAAGTTTTTTTGGATGACAGATTGTACAGCGAGTTGATATGTGACTTTATACATTCACATCCTGCGGCAGTAAAAATACTTTTAAAGATAAAAGGGACAGATAGAGTAGTATTAATTTCTGATGCTATGGCAGCTTGTGGTTTAGGAGATGGAGAATACAGTCTTGGAGGGCAAAAAGTTTACGTGAAGAATGGAGAGGCAAGACTTGAGAATGGCACTTTGGCAGGAAGTACTTTGATATTGGATAAAGCTGTAGCAAATATAACGTCTCTTGGAGTACCACTTTTTGAAGCTTGCAAGATGGTTTCTTTAAATCCTGCAAAAGCAATTGGCATAGATGACAGAAAAGGCAGTATAGCTATAGGAAAAGATGCTGATATAACCATTTTAAACAGTGATTTGACTGTAGATATGACAATGGTTAATGGGAAAATTGTGCATAAAAAATCGGATAATAACCGCTGA
- a CDS encoding aminotransferase class I/II-fold pyridoxal phosphate-dependent enzyme codes for MNTDKYISNVVKSIPPSGIRKFFDLVTNSKDIISLGVGEPDFVTPWEIRKEGIDALDRGSTTYTSNLGLPELRIAISYFLKTHYNLAYDPEKEIMVTIGASEAIDLALRALLNDGDEVLVPEPSYVSYAPCVTLTRGIPVFVPTDEKNNFILTPDDLKSKITSKTKALILPYPNNPTGAIMKKEELEEIVNIIIEHDLIVISDEIYSELTYEGRHVSIASLPGMKERTILINGFSKAFAMTGWRLGYIAAEHGFIEAMNKIHQYTTICAPITAQYAAIKGIYQCEEDIVKMRETYDKRRKFIVNGFREIGFDCFEPKGAFYIFPSIKKTGMTSQEFCEKLLKEEKVAVVPGDAFGPSGEGFIRVSYAYSIDKIARALERIKHFAERIL; via the coding sequence ATGAACACAGACAAATATATATCTAATGTAGTAAAAAGCATACCACCGTCCGGAATTAGAAAATTTTTTGACCTTGTGACAAATTCAAAAGACATAATATCACTGGGAGTTGGCGAACCAGATTTTGTAACTCCATGGGAAATAAGAAAAGAAGGCATTGACGCACTAGATAGAGGTAGCACAACATACACCTCAAACTTAGGCTTGCCCGAACTTAGAATCGCCATATCCTATTTTTTAAAGACCCATTATAATTTAGCTTATGACCCAGAAAAAGAAATTATGGTAACTATCGGTGCCAGTGAAGCTATCGACTTGGCACTCAGAGCTCTTTTAAACGACGGTGACGAAGTCTTAGTTCCTGAACCTAGCTATGTTTCATATGCCCCCTGTGTAACTCTGACAAGAGGTATCCCTGTGTTTGTACCTACCGACGAAAAAAACAATTTTATACTCACTCCCGATGACCTAAAATCAAAAATAACCTCGAAAACAAAAGCATTAATTCTTCCTTACCCCAATAACCCTACAGGTGCTATCATGAAAAAAGAAGAATTAGAAGAAATTGTAAACATAATAATCGAGCATGATTTAATAGTAATTTCTGATGAAATATATAGTGAATTGACTTATGAAGGAAGACACGTAAGCATAGCCTCACTTCCGGGCATGAAAGAAAGGACAATACTTATAAACGGTTTTTCTAAAGCTTTTGCCATGACAGGTTGGAGGCTGGGATACATTGCAGCAGAACACGGATTTATTGAAGCAATGAATAAAATCCATCAGTACACAACTATATGCGCTCCAATAACAGCACAATATGCAGCTATAAAGGGTATATATCAATGTGAAGAAGATATAGTAAAAATGAGAGAAACATATGATAAGAGAAGGAAATTTATTGTAAACGGATTTCGCGAAATAGGTTTTGACTGCTTTGAGCCAAAAGGAGCTTTCTATATTTTCCCGTCAATAAAAAAGACGGGTATGACTTCACAGGAATTTTGTGAAAAACTCTTAAAAGAAGAAAAAGTAGCTGTAGTACCAGGAGACGCATTTGGCCCAAGCGGTGAAGGATTTATTCGTGTATCATACGCATATTCTATAGATAAAATAGCAAGAGCACTTGAAAGAATAAAACACTTCGCCGAAAGGATTTTGTAG
- a CDS encoding Lrp/AsnC family transcriptional regulator encodes MDKSMEIIDLLCENSRLTEKQIATITGLSEEEVKNTIKSLEDKKVLLKYTTLVDWEKTDREVITALIDVRVAPQQGHGFNRVAHRICQYEEVKSVSLISGTYDLSVEVEGKTMKEIALFVAERLAPIEGVLSTTTHFVLKRYKKDGVFYEEGQNDKRLVVTP; translated from the coding sequence ATGGATAAATCTATGGAAATCATTGACCTTTTGTGCGAAAACAGTCGTCTTACAGAAAAACAAATTGCAACAATTACAGGGCTTAGTGAAGAAGAAGTCAAAAATACAATAAAAAGTCTTGAGGACAAAAAAGTGTTGTTAAAATACACTACTTTAGTGGATTGGGAAAAGACCGACCGGGAAGTCATAACTGCCCTCATAGATGTGAGAGTAGCACCCCAGCAAGGACATGGATTTAACAGAGTAGCCCACAGAATATGCCAGTACGAAGAAGTAAAATCAGTTTCCTTAATTTCCGGAACTTATGACCTTTCTGTGGAAGTAGAAGGCAAAACCATGAAAGAAATAGCATTATTTGTAGCTGAAAGACTTGCACCTATTGAAGGAGTCTTAAGCACTACAACCCATTTTGTATTAAAAAGATATAAAAAGGACGGCGTTTTTTACGAAGAAGGACAAAATGACAAAAGACTGGTGGTAACACCATGA